In Lotus japonicus ecotype B-129 chromosome 5, LjGifu_v1.2, one genomic interval encodes:
- the LOC130719525 gene encoding uncharacterized protein LOC130719525 produces the protein MEIVLGCMDLELALRVEKPASPTESSTSEQRKDYEKWDRSNRMSLMIIKHGIPEVFRGTISEEIKGAKDFLAEIEKRFAKSDKAETSTLLQNLISMKYQGKGNIREYIMGMSNIASKLKALKLELSDDLLIHLVFLSLPAQFSQFKISYNCQKEKWSLNELISFCVQEEERLKQERKESAHFVSTSKDKAKRKKTVEPKNEAADAPAQKKQKEDDTCYFCNVSGHMKKKCTKYHAWRARKGLPKLPEAK, from the exons ATGGAAATTGTTCTTGGCTGCATGGATCTTGAGCTTGCACTAAGGGTGGAGAAACCCGCTTCTCCTACGGAATCTAGTACCTCTGAACAGAGGAAAGATTATGAGAAGTGGGATCGCTCCAATCGCATGAGTCTTATGATCATTAAGCACGGCATTCCTGAGGTCTTTAGGGGTACTATCTCGGAAGAGATAAAAGGTGCCAAAGATTTCCTTGCTGAAATTGAAAAGCGCTTTGCAAAAAGCGATAAGGCGGAAACAAGTACTCttcttcagaacttgatttcCATGAAATATCAGGGCAAAGGAAATATAAGGGAATACATTATGGGCATGTCAAATATTGCTTCAAAACTTAAGGCGCTAAAGCTTGAGCTGTCGGATGACTTGCTCATTCATTTagtatttctttctcttcctgcACAATTCAGTCAGTTTAAGATATCTTATAACTGTCAAAAGGAGAAATGGTCTCTTAACGAGCTCATTTCATTTTGTGTGcaagaagaggaaaggttgaagcaagaaaggaaagaaagtgcTCATTTTGTTAGCACCTCTAAAGACaaggccaaaagaaagaaaactgttGAGCCCAAGAATGAAGCTGCTGATGCTCCagcacaaaagaaacagaaagaggATGATACCTGTTACTTTTGCAATGTGTCTGggcatatgaaaaagaaatgtaCTAAATATCACGCTTGGCGTGCAAGGAAAG GGTTGCCTAAGCTACCGGAAGCCAAATGA